The nucleotide window CTGGGTCATCGGCGTCCGGCGAGTCTACGCCCCGGCCGCCCGCGTGCGTGGACCGGTGGATAGACCCCTGCGGCCCTCACGCCCCACCGCGCCCGTGTTCGATAACGGCCGCGCCGCGCGTTGCGTCCAGCAGGTGGCGGGTGAAGGCGCCGGCGTCCTCCGGGTAGAGCTGCGCGCCCAGCGTCACGCCGTGCGCGCCGTACGTTTCCTCGCCGCGCACGGTGTCCAGGGTGCCGAGCAGGTGGTACAGGGCGCCCACGTGCTCGAAGGGCACGCTGACCGTGAGGGTCTGCCGGGGCCGCACCAGCGTGCGGGGCGCGGCGCTCAGGCACGCGGCGGCCGTACCGCCGTAGGCCCGCACCAGCCCGCCGGTGCCCAGGTTCACGCCGCCTTAGTAGCGCACGACCACGACTATCACGTGATCGAGGTCCTGCCCGTGGATGGCGCGCAATATCGGCGCGCCCGCCGTGCCGCCCGGCTCGCCGTCGTCGCTGAAGCGGGTGGCCGGGCCGATCCGGTACGCCCACGCGTGGTGTGTGGCGTCCGGGTACCGGGCCTTCACGGCCGCGAGCTGCGAGAGGGCGTCCTGTGGCGTGTCGGCGCGCTCGGCGAACGCTAGGAACTGCGACCCGCCCACCACCTCGCCCAGGTGGTGGGGGCGGTCCAGCGTGGTGAAGGGGGGCGGCAGGTCGCTCACGGCGGGGTGACGCGCGGCCCGCTCAGAGCAGGCCCCGGCTTGCCAGCAGCCGGCGCGCATGAAAGAGGGTCAGGCTGCTCGGCCCGTCGTGGATCTCGCCGGCCTCCAGCATCCGGTACGCCTCGGGCAGCGGCACGACCACGCGCTCGATGGTCTCGGTGTCCTCGTGCGCCATGTCGCCCAGCGTCACGCCCAGCGCCACGAAGGGGTAGAACACCACGCCGCTGATGCTCGGCTGCGGGTAGAAGCCCGGCAGCGCCACCCACTCGCCGCCGCGCCCGCCGACCTCCTCGGCCACCTCGCGCTGCGCGGCGGCCAGGACGGACTCGCCGGGCTCGATGCCGCCCGCCACGACCTCGGTGATGGTGGCGCGCAGCGGGTAGCGGTACTGGCGGATCAGCACCGCGTCGCCGCTGGCCGTGACCGGCAGCGCGAACACCGCGCGCGGCCCGCGCCGGCGGTACTGGTACGTGGTCTCCACGCCGCTGGGCAGCCGCACCCGGTCTTCGGTCAGGGCGCGGCGTCCCTCGAACAGCACGCGCGTGGAGAGCGTGTCCCAGGGCTGCGCGGCGTCCTCGACCAGCGCGGACCAGTTCGCGTGTGCCGCCGGCGGCTCGGACTCGGGTCGGTCGCTCATGGCCACAGGCTAGCGCGCAGGCCCCGGCGCGGCCGGAACCAGCCCGCCCGCATCCACCCGCGCGGCCAGCACGCCGGACGCCTGCGCGACCACCACCAGCGCGGCGGGCGTGACCGTCAGGGCGCTCAGGCGCAGCGCGCCCACCGTGCCGGACAGCTCGACGCCCGGCACGGGTGTGAACGGCAACCGGGCCTGCGCGCGCTCGCGGGCACGCTCCAGCAGCGGGGCCAGCTCCACCCGCGCGGCCTGGTGCAGGTACGTCTGGGCGCGGGCATCGGCCAGCCAGCCGATCACGCGTCCGGTCAGGCCCTCGCGGCGCGTGACGACCGTGGCGTCCCGCAGCGTCAGGACGCGCCCGGTCGGGTCGAGGTCCGGTGTGCCGCTCACGTCGGCCGTCGCGCGCACCGTCAGGCCCAGCGGCCCGCGCACCTCCACGCGCACCGCCGCCGTGATCCGTTCGCCGGCCGGGTGCAGGTCCACGTCCAGCACGCGCAGGGTCGGGTGGGTGGGCACCGGCAGCGGCAGCGACCGCGCCGAGGCGTACGTGGTCGCCAGCCGGGACAGGTCCCGCCACGCCAGCCGCGCCGGCACGCTCAGGTGCACGCCGCTCTGGGTGACCGGCCCGACGCGCAGCGGCGGCAGCGGAACCGGCGTGTCCAGCGGCGCCGCCCGTCCCAGGTGCACGTCCAGGTCGAAAGTCGCGCCCAGCGTGAGCTTCAGGGCGTCCGGCGTGACGCGCAGCGGCGTGACCGCCAGCGTGCGCCCCGTGAGGGTCGCCGTCGCGCGCTCGGGGGTGGGCAGTGCCCACGGCTGCTGGCCGCGCGCCCATAGCGCCTGCGCCCGCTCGTGTAGCCGCGCGCCCGAGCGCACCGCGCGCTCGACCTCGGCCGCGACCCGGTTCAGCTGCGCCTGCACCTGGGTGTCCACCAGCGACTGCACGCTGATCCGCACGCCCGGCGCGAGGTCCACGGCCAGCGGGTCGGTCCACTCGGCCTCGCCGGTCACGGTCACGCCCGCGTCCCACCCCGGCGTCACGGTGGGCGTGACGGTCAGGCGCACCGTCGCCTCGCCGCCGAAATCCCGCGCGAGCACCGCTCCCCGGCCGCCCGGCCCGGCCCGGAACGCCGCGCGGATGGGCACGCTCACGACCAGCGCCGAGCCGTCCGCCGAGGGCGTGACGCGGACGTGCCCCGCGCGCGTGACGGTGCCCGTGAGCGTCACGCTCAGCAGGCCGCCCAGGTACGAGCGCGTCTCGTCCAGCCGCGCGAACTCGGCGGGCACCTGCGCGTTCGCGGCGACCTGTACGCCCGCGAGCGGCACCGTGACCGGCACGCTCAGCGTGGAGGGAGCCGGGGGCGGAACCTGGGCGGACGCGGACATGACCGCAGTCAACACGACCGGCATGAGAGCGCGCAGGCGGGGCAGCATCCCGCGCAGCGTAGAGCGTGACGGTGAGACGCGCCGCGGCCGCCGCCTGAGAGCCCGGTGAGACGCGCAGCCCGTCCCAGCGCGGCTACACGGGTTCTGAACACCCGGGCGGTACACCACCCTCGGCACGGAGCGACGACCGCGCTTTCACTCACCGGAGGTTTCCCCATGACACGCATCATCACGCCCTACCCCGCCGATGACCACGACCACCACGACGACGTGAACAACCTGGGCCTGCAGGCCGACTCGGCCATGCTCGCGCGCTCTGCCGTGGACCGCCGCAGGGTGCTGTCGCTGGGCCTGCTGGGCATCGGGCTGCTGGTGGGCTGCGGCGCGTCCGCGACCACGCCCGGCACCGGGAGCGGCGGCGGCACGACCGGCACCGCCGACTGCCCCGCCGCCATTCCCAGCGAGACGGCCGGGCCGTACCCCGCCGACGGCAGCGTGGCGTCCGGGCAGTCGCTGAACGTGCTGACCCGCAGCGGCATCGTCCGCAGCGACCTGCGCACCAGCCTGAGCACCGGCCACACCGCCGCCGGCGTGCCGCTGACGGTGATCCTCAAACTGGTGAACACGAACTCGAGCTGCGCGGCGCTGAGCGGGTATGCCGTGTACCTGTGGCACTGCACCCAGAGCGGCGAGTACTCGATGTACAGCAGCGCCGTGGTCGGCGAGGACTACCTGCGCGGCGTGCAGGAGAGCGGCGCAGACGGCACCGTGACCTTCCAGACCATCTTCCCGGCGTGCTACTCGGGCCGCTGGCCGCACATACACTTCGAGATCTACCCGACCCTGGCGTCGGCCACCAGCGCGCCCGGCAAGATCCAGACCTCGCAGCTGGCGCTGCCCAGGGCGACGTGCGACGCGGTGTACGCCACCAGCGGTTACTCGGCCAGCGTCAGCAACCTGTCGCGCGTCAGCCTGGCCACGGACAACGTGTTCGGCGACGGCGTGGGCACCCAGACGCCCACCATGAGCGGCAGCGTCAGCGCGGGGTACACGGCGAACCTCACGGTGGGCCTGGCGCGGTAAGGGCACGGCTGGATCCCGGGCGGCGTCCTCCGGCATCTGGCCGATGCCTCCGGGCCTGAACGGAGGCGATACTGGCCGCACCATGCCTGAATTGCCCCCGGTGCCGACGGACGCGCCCCTGACGGAGGCCGAGATGCGCGCGGCCTCCGTGGTGACGCCGGGTCCCCTGACCAGCCCCATCCCGGTCGTGCCGTACGACCCGCAGTGGCCCGCCCTGTACGCGCGGGAAGTCCGGCGCCTGCGGGGCGTGCTGGGCGACCGCGTCCTGGCCATCGAGCACGTGGGTTCCACGTCGGTGCCCGGCCTGCACGCCAAACCCATCATTGACCTCGACGTGACCGTGCCCGATTCGGCCGACGAGCCCGCGTACGTGCCCGCCCTGGAGGCCGCCGGGTACCGCCTGACTATCCGCGAACCCGAGTGGCACGAGCACCGCATGTTCAAGGGGCCGGGCACGGACATCAACCTGCACGTGTGGTCGCCCGGCAGCCCCGAGGCGATCCGGCACGTGGTCTTCCGCGAGTGGCTGCGCGCGCACCCGGCCGACCGCGACGCGTACGGAGCGCTCAAGCGCGACCTCGCCACACGCCCGTACACGTTCATGCACGAGTACAACAACGACAAGGCCACCCTGATCCGCGAGATCTACGCGCGGGCGGTCGCGGCCCAGAGCGGTTCATAGATCAGGCGAGGGGAGAGACCTGACGTGCGATGAGTCACCGCGGTCAGCGGCCCTGAATAGCATCCAGCGCGGCTTGCACGAACTGGGCGTGCCGCTCGCGCATTGTCCGCTCCTGCGCGGAGTCCAGGCCCCAGGTGTGGAGCCGGCCGCAGGGACGCAGCGCGGCACGCAGATCCCACACCGGGAGCGCCGACAGGTCGGCCCGGGCCGCGTCGGCGTACGCCCGCGTAAAGGTCTGCATGGCATCCGGGCCGGCGGCGAACAGCAGTTCCAGCCGCGTGTTGCCCACGTCGGCATGCGGATCGCCCAGCGCGGCGTCCTCCCAGTCGAGCACGGCGCTCAGCGTGCCGTGAAGCCACAGGGTGTTGCCGGGCCACAGGTCGCCGTGCAGCAGCACCTGCCGGCCGGTCGGCGGCGGGTGGGCCGCCAGCGCCGACCGGATGCGGGTCTCGGCCAGCGAGTCGTCCGGCGGGCCGGCGGGCGGAGGAACGGCCGGCAGCGGCCGCAGCGGCAGGCCCTCCGTGCTCAGCGCGTGCAGACGGGCCAGGAACCCGGCGAGCGCTGCGGGATCAACGCCCACCTCCGCGCCGCTGTCCCCGGCCATGAAGCCCTGGAGGAGCGCGCCCGGCGCGTGCCCCAGCGGTTCCGCCACCGGCAGCCCGTGACCGTGCAGCGTGCCCAGCAGCGCGAACTCGTGGGCGGCTATGTCCGGGTTCGCGCTCAGGTCGCGCGGGCCGTACTCGCGCAGCACCACGCGCCGCTCCGGCCCGTCGCAGCGTGAGGGCCGTGACCCGTGCGGACACGCCGCCTGTCAGGGGCCGCGCGGACGTCACGACCTCGCCGGGCAGGGCGCGCCGGATGAGGTCGTGCGGGAGCTTCACACCGCCGGACTTACAGGATGCCGCGGTCCGCGAAGGCCTTCTTCACCGTGGCGGCGACCGCCTTGCCGTACATCGCCTGGGCAGTGTCCACGGTCGCCTGGGCGGCCGCGGCGAAAGTGGTGTCCGGCGCAAAGCGGAACTGGGCGTTCACGATGATCCGGTCGGCCACGCGCGCCCCCAGCGCCACGCGGATATCCCACAGGGCACGCGACCAGATCTCGCCGTCGGCGTGCACCTCGCCCACCACGTCCTGCGGGTAGTGCTTGTCGGTGTCCGTGCGGCGGATGCAGTGCGGCACCGTGCGCGTGTACGACGTGCTGTCCCAGTCCATCAGGCACGGCAGTGGCGTCTTCACGGGCGCGCCGTTCGCCCGCGCCACGGCGTCCGCGACCGTCAGGGCCAGGTAGTCCCCGAAGGCCTCGCCGATGCTGCCGGCCTCCAGGCTGGTGCCGAAGCCGGGGACCTGCGCGTTGTGGACGGCATGCCCGTACTCGTGCACGATCACCTCGCCGTCCTCGGCATCGTCCACGCCACCCTTGCCGTAACGGATGATGTCCGGGTGGTCATTCTGGTACGAGTTGTCGATGCCGTACTGGCTGACCTTGATCTGCTGCTGTTCCCTGTGCACCGCCGGCAGTTCCGTGCCGAAGCCCAGCGACTGGAGGTACTTCTGCGCCTCCGTGACCCAGTAGTACGCCATGACCTGCTCGAACTGATCCTGGTCACGCGTGAAGTTGAATGGCCCGCTGCCGTACACCGGCGTGCCCGTCTCGCTGACCACCCGTGCGTAATCGCCGCTGAGGTACCCGCTGCCGTCCAGATTCGTCAGGGTGACGTTGTAGTACGCGCTGGCGGGCACGGCGGCGGCCGCGTCCTTCTGGTCCGTCAGAGACTCGTCGCCGGTCGTCTGCACGGGGTTGGGCAGGAAGGCCCGCGCGGCGGCGGCGGTCTGCCCGGTCGCGGGTTTGCCGTTCCCCCCCTGTGCGGCCAGCGTGACCGACGGCGACCGCCCGCACGCGGCGAGCAGGGACACGCTGAGGACTGCGGTCAGGGCCATCCGGCTGCTGGTTTTCATGTGCGCGCACTATAGGCCGTCGCAGACGTGTTGCACAGCCGGTCCGCACACGCCGGTCAACCGGAAAGAGTGGGGTGTCGCAGAGCTGGTGTGCCGAAAGCAGTCGGCTCCATTCCCTGTCACCTGCCAAGTTCCTTGCCGGACCCACGGCTCAGGTTCTCAGCTCCAGCGTCACGGTCACGTCCTGTCCCTCCGTCAGCCCTTCCTTCTGCCGGACGTTCGCGCGGACCGGCACGATGTACCGGCCGTCCTTGGGAAACAGCGATGTCGGCCAGCGCGTGGTGCCGATGGTCACGTACACCGGAATCATGCCCCAGCCGTAGGTCACGAAGCGGGACGCGGCCTTCAGCTCGGCCGCCTCCTCGTCCGGCACGGTCACGAAGTAATGCGGGGCCGGCCCGCGCCAGTACCACAGTGGGCCGCTGAACTCCATGCCCCACTATACGTCCGTGGACGAATTGAGGGGGGATCTACGTTCACACCTGACAGAGACCGGTCCTCCGATACTACGAATCGGCGTCCAGATCGAACCGGACGCCGACTACACACACAGCGAAGCTTCAGTCCCAGTCAGGAGCGACTGCGGCCGGGTTGGCGATGCGTTCGGCATTGCCCTTGTCCAGCGTGGCGATCTGCGCCATGTCCTCGTCCGAGAGGATCAGCTTGAGCGCGCCCAGGTTGCTCTCCAGGTTCTCCCGCTTGGTGCTGGACGGAATCACCGAGTACCCCTGTTGCAGCGCCCACGCGAGGGCCACCTGCGCGGGCGTCGCGCCGTGCTTCTGGGCAATCGCCTGGATCACCGGGTCGCCCAGCACCTTGCCCACCGCGAGCGTCATGTACGACGTCAGGTGCAGGCCCTCGGCCCGGGCGTACGCGGCCAGCGTGCGGTTTTGCAGGTACGGGTGGATCTCCACCTGGTTCGTGGCGATGGGCGTGTCGCCCAGGATCTTCTTCGCGTTCTCCAGCAGCGCGACGGTGAAGTTCGACACGCCGATTTCCTTCGTCAGGCCCTGCTGCTGCGCGTCGGCCAGGGCGGTCAGGTACTCCTCGGCTGGCACGGGGCCACGGGGCGCGGGCCAGTGGATCAGCGTCAGGTCCACCTGATCCACGCCCAGCTTCTGCACGCTCTCGCGCAAGCTGGCAACCAGCAAGTCCTTGCTGTAGTTGTCGGGCTTGATCTTCGTGGTGAGGTACAGGTCACTGCGCGCAATGCCGCTCTGCGCGATCACCTCGCCGATCTCGCCCTCGTTGCCGTAACCCTGCGCCGTGTCGATGGCGCGGTAGCCCAGGTCCAGTGCGCTGCGCACCGACTCCTTCACCACGTCGTCTTTCAGGCGGAACGTGCCCACACCAAAATTCGGAACCGTCATCTTGAACCTCCGTGCGGGGGCATCATGCGCCGCCGGGCCGAACGAACTCAAGGCGCGGGCGCTCAGCATGAAGCTTTTCATCAGCCCCGGCGGGTGCGGCGGCGCTCCCGGTTGCTGTTCGCTGAGCGGGATAGACTTCCTGCATGATTGGAAAAACGTACACGACGATGCTGGGCGGGCGCGAACTGAGCATCGAGACGGGCAGGCTCGCCAAGCTGGTGAGCGGCAGCGTGACCGTGCGCTACGGCGACACCATGCTGCTGGTGACCGCCCAGGCGCGAGAGGAGCGCAGCACGCTCGACTTCCTGCCGCTGACCGTGGAGTTCGAGGAGCGGCACTACGCGGTCGGCAAGATTCCCGGCAGCTTCCACCGCCGCGAGGGCCGGCCCGGCGAGAAGGCGATCCTCTCGGCGCGCATCACGGACCGGCAGATCCGGCCGCTGTTCCCCAAGGGTTACCGGCAGGAGACGCAGGTGATCATCACGGTGATCAGCGCAGACCAGCAGCACCTGCCGGACGTGCTGGGGCCGATCGGGGCCTCGGCGGCGCTGAGCATCTCGGACATCCCGTGGGAGGGGCCGACCGCGTGCGTGCGGGTGGGCCAGATCGACGGCGACTACGTGATCAACCCGACGGTGGATCAGCTGTCGCGCAGCACCATGGACCTGGTGGTGGCAGGCACGCGGGACGCCGTGATGATGGTGGAGGCCGGCGCGCACAGCGTGTCCGAGGACGCGCTGGTCGGCGCCATCGAGTTCGCGCACGAGGGCATGCAGGGCGTGATCTCGCTGATCGAGCAGATGAAGGCCGAACTGGGCCGCGAGAAGTTCAACTTCCTGGCCGAGGGCGACCTGAGCACGGACATCGTGCCGGAACTCGCCGAGAAGGCGCGCGCGGCCGGCCTGCGCGACGCGCTGCTGACCGCCGGTAAGAAGGAACGCGGCGTCCGCACCAAGGCCCTGCGTGACGGCATCATCGCGGGCTATGAGCCCGATCCCGATGCCGAGGGCGCCAAGGAGCGCATCACGGCGCTCAAGAACGCCTTCTACAAGGTCGAGAAGCAGGAACTCCGGCGCCTGATCATCGAGGACGACCTGCGCGCGGACGGGCGCAACTCGCGCACGGTGCGGCCCATCTGGATCGAGGCCCGGCCGCTGCCACGCGCGCACGGCAGCGCGATCTTCACGCGCGGCGAGACGCAGGTGCTGGGCGTGGCCACGCTGGGCACCGAGCGCGACGAGCTGCTGGTGGACGACCTGACCACCGAGGACAATGACCGCTTCCTGCTGCACTACAACTTCCCGCCGTACTCCACCGGCGAGGTCA belongs to Deinococcus metalli and includes:
- a CDS encoding DUF1949 domain-containing protein — encoded protein: MNLGTGGLVRAYGGTAAACLSAAPRTLVRPRQTLTVSVPFEHVGALYHLLGTLDTVRGEETYGAHGVTLGAQLYPEDAGAFTRHLLDATRGAAVIEHGRGGA
- a CDS encoding YigZ family protein, coding for MSDLPPPFTTLDRPHHLGEVVGGSQFLAFAERADTPQDALSQLAAVKARYPDATHHAWAYRIGPATRFSDDGEPGGTAGAPILRAIHGQDLDHVIVVVVRY
- a CDS encoding NUDIX domain-containing protein produces the protein MSDRPESEPPAAHANWSALVEDAAQPWDTLSTRVLFEGRRALTEDRVRLPSGVETTYQYRRRGPRAVFALPVTASGDAVLIRQYRYPLRATITEVVAGGIEPGESVLAAAQREVAEEVGGRGGEWVALPGFYPQPSISGVVFYPFVALGVTLGDMAHEDTETIERVVVPLPEAYRMLEAGEIHDGPSSLTLFHARRLLASRGLL
- a CDS encoding DUF4403 family protein, yielding MSASAQVPPPAPSTLSVPVTVPLAGVQVAANAQVPAEFARLDETRSYLGGLLSVTLTGTVTRAGHVRVTPSADGSALVVSVPIRAAFRAGPGGRGAVLARDFGGEATVRLTVTPTVTPGWDAGVTVTGEAEWTDPLAVDLAPGVRISVQSLVDTQVQAQLNRVAAEVERAVRSGARLHERAQALWARGQQPWALPTPERATATLTGRTLAVTPLRVTPDALKLTLGATFDLDVHLGRAAPLDTPVPLPPLRVGPVTQSGVHLSVPARLAWRDLSRLATTYASARSLPLPVPTHPTLRVLDVDLHPAGERITAAVRVEVRGPLGLTVRATADVSGTPDLDPTGRVLTLRDATVVTRREGLTGRVIGWLADARAQTYLHQAARVELAPLLERARERAQARLPFTPVPGVELSGTVGALRLSALTVTPAALVVVAQASGVLAARVDAGGLVPAAPGPAR
- a CDS encoding intradiol ring-cleavage dioxygenase, encoding MTRIITPYPADDHDHHDDVNNLGLQADSAMLARSAVDRRRVLSLGLLGIGLLVGCGASATTPGTGSGGGTTGTADCPAAIPSETAGPYPADGSVASGQSLNVLTRSGIVRSDLRTSLSTGHTAAGVPLTVILKLVNTNSSCAALSGYAVYLWHCTQSGEYSMYSSAVVGEDYLRGVQESGADGTVTFQTIFPACYSGRWPHIHFEIYPTLASATSAPGKIQTSQLALPRATCDAVYATSGYSASVSNLSRVSLATDNVFGDGVGTQTPTMSGSVSAGYTANLTVGLAR
- a CDS encoding GrpB family protein, with the translated sequence MPELPPVPTDAPLTEAEMRAASVVTPGPLTSPIPVVPYDPQWPALYAREVRRLRGVLGDRVLAIEHVGSTSVPGLHAKPIIDLDVTVPDSADEPAYVPALEAAGYRLTIREPEWHEHRMFKGPGTDINLHVWSPGSPEAIRHVVFREWLRAHPADRDAYGALKRDLATRPYTFMHEYNNDKATLIREIYARAVAAQSGS
- a CDS encoding phosphotransferase family protein yields the protein MVLREYGPRDLSANPDIAAHEFALLGTLHGHGLPVAEPLGHAPGALLQGFMAGDSGAEVGVDPAALAGFLARLHALSTEGLPLRPLPAVPPPAGPPDDSLAETRIRSALAAHPPPTGRQVLLHGDLWPGNTLWLHGTLSAVLDWEDAALGDPHADVGNTRLELLFAAGPDAMQTFTRAYADAARADLSALPVWDLRAALRPCGRLHTWGLDSAQERTMRERHAQFVQAALDAIQGR
- a CDS encoding M36 family metallopeptidase, which produces MKTSSRMALTAVLSVSLLAACGRSPSVTLAAQGGNGKPATGQTAAAARAFLPNPVQTTGDESLTDQKDAAAAVPASAYYNVTLTNLDGSGYLSGDYARVVSETGTPVYGSGPFNFTRDQDQFEQVMAYYWVTEAQKYLQSLGFGTELPAVHREQQQIKVSQYGIDNSYQNDHPDIIRYGKGGVDDAEDGEVIVHEYGHAVHNAQVPGFGTSLEAGSIGEAFGDYLALTVADAVARANGAPVKTPLPCLMDWDSTSYTRTVPHCIRRTDTDKHYPQDVVGEVHADGEIWSRALWDIRVALGARVADRIIVNAQFRFAPDTTFAAAAQATVDTAQAMYGKAVAATVKKAFADRGIL
- a CDS encoding DUF1905 domain-containing protein translates to MEFSGPLWYWRGPAPHYFVTVPDEEAAELKAASRFVTYGWGMIPVYVTIGTTRWPTSLFPKDGRYIVPVRANVRQKEGLTEGQDVTVTLELRT
- the dkgB gene encoding 2,5-didehydrogluconate reductase DkgB codes for the protein MTVPNFGVGTFRLKDDVVKESVRSALDLGYRAIDTAQGYGNEGEIGEVIAQSGIARSDLYLTTKIKPDNYSKDLLVASLRESVQKLGVDQVDLTLIHWPAPRGPVPAEEYLTALADAQQQGLTKEIGVSNFTVALLENAKKILGDTPIATNQVEIHPYLQNRTLAAYARAEGLHLTSYMTLAVGKVLGDPVIQAIAQKHGATPAQVALAWALQQGYSVIPSSTKRENLESNLGALKLILSDEDMAQIATLDKGNAERIANPAAVAPDWD
- the pnp gene encoding polyribonucleotide nucleotidyltransferase, translating into MIGKTYTTMLGGRELSIETGRLAKLVSGSVTVRYGDTMLLVTAQAREERSTLDFLPLTVEFEERHYAVGKIPGSFHRREGRPGEKAILSARITDRQIRPLFPKGYRQETQVIITVISADQQHLPDVLGPIGASAALSISDIPWEGPTACVRVGQIDGDYVINPTVDQLSRSTMDLVVAGTRDAVMMVEAGAHSVSEDALVGAIEFAHEGMQGVISLIEQMKAELGREKFNFLAEGDLSTDIVPELAEKARAAGLRDALLTAGKKERGVRTKALRDGIIAGYEPDPDAEGAKERITALKNAFYKVEKQELRRLIIEDDLRADGRNSRTVRPIWIEARPLPRAHGSAIFTRGETQVLGVATLGTERDELLVDDLTTEDNDRFLLHYNFPPYSTGEVKRMGGQSRREVGHGNLAKRAIRAVLPDFESFPYVIRVVGEVLESNGSSSMATVCAGTLALMDAGVPIRAPVAGVAMGLVMEGERYRVLTDILGSEDALGDMDFKVCGTAEGVTALQMDIKVGGITPQIMREALSQAREGRLHILGKMAEVLAAPRPELSPTAPRIVSVKINPELIGKVIGPGGKQIRELEAMGAQITVEEDGTVRIFSAQAASADAVRAKIESLTREAKAGEEFDGTVVKTTPFGAFVNLYPGQDGMLHISQMSEQRVNAVEDVLNVGDKLRVKIAGIDDRGKIDLIRPELEGKIAPREPRGPRPGGDRGGRPPRRD